ATTAGGAATATAAACTACATCCTTATACTCAGGATCTGTCCCTTAAATCAGCTGTTCCTGAGGCCCTGGGGACCTCAGGTCTTAGGGATCAAAAGAATCACTCACCTGCCAAGTGGTGCTGTCCCCAGCCCAAGGCTGTCCTCTGAGTGGCAGGGACTAGGGGGCTCCCTCCCTGGAGCCAGCTtggctccagcctctgcctcctcctcctcccctctctgtgTCCAAGGACCACCAGCAGCAGAGCTGGTACCAGAATCCGGTTCAAGAGGGGCAGATGGGGCAGGAGCAGGTGGGTCAGGCCGGGGTGCAGGGGGTTGGGGAGGCAGCTCAAAGGTAAAGAAGGGACTCTGGGTTGGGCCAGGTGAGGCCAGGGCCTCCAGTGAGGCAAGGCTGGTGTAGGAGGTGCCCTTGGCCCGGTGTGACTCCAGGATGGCTTCAAACACACAACTGAAAGAGTCAGGCCCATCGGCCGAGGGGCTGGTCCCAGGTAGAAAGGGCACAGGTGACTTGAGAGGCCCAGAGTGAAGCATCCGGCTCCCTGGCCTGCAGGGGCAGGGAGAATCTCTGATCAGGGGCTCAGAGCACAGGTACTTGGGCATGATTTCATCGAACTCTCACATTGACTCTGTTAAGGGATTATCATTCCCTTTTCACAGGCTCCCaaccccctaaaaaaaaaaaagccacctggGTAGAGGGTCTAAGCTATTTAGTGCATCTAGGGCCCCACTCGTCCCCAGCACCCAGTCTGCTCCCTCCCTCGCTCACtcgcttgcttgcttgcttgctcccTGCTaatctccctttctcctccttttctctgATCCGCTTCCCTCCTGCCATCCCATTTCTATTTCTGGCAACATCTTAGGAGAAGATGAGGCTCCAAGCTGCAATGGGGTGTGAGACGGAAAGGAAAGCCCCCACACTCCCCACTCTCCCACCAGGACCCAGGATCCAGACTGATGCTCCCATGTCCCCAGGCTTAATTCTGGCCTCTGACCTTGTCCCATTCCAGTTTTGTTAGAACCCCTTGCCTACTCTGTCCTGGCTGCCCTCGACCTTCCTGGGTTCTTGCCGAGGCCCCCCACATCCCCAGTGTTCTTCCAGGCTTCAGGCCTCTGTCTAGAATCTCCTGCTCCCCACACTGCCCTGTCAGCACCACCTGCTTGGTCCTgaccctcccagcccctcccatgTCTCTATCCCAGTCCGTTTGACCCCAGctctgcttctgggcagaggggaggAGCAAGCCACTTTCCTTTCCCATTCTCCAACTCACCGGGCCCCCTCTGAGGCCTCAAACACCTCGTCGTCCACATCCTCTTCCCCGCCTGCCTCATCCTCATCGCCACTGCCCAGGCTGGGACAAGGGCCAGGGCATGGGCCGGGATGTGGGGCAGGTGGGCGGCCAGTACCAGGAGGGCCCTCAGAACTGGGCTGACTCTCGATGGCCGAGTCAGCATCCTCCTGCTCAGCCAGCACCTCATCGATGTCAGTCTCGCGGTAGCACCTCAGGGGCACCGTGTCCAGGTCTGTCTCGGAGTACTTCGCTGCTTGCCCCACAGCCACCCCAGAGTCCTGCCCTGAGCCCACCCCAGGTGGAGATGGGGGGGCCTGCTCTGGGGGCTTAGCACCTGTAGTATGCATATGCATCCAGGTCAGAAGATTATCCATTAGCCCCCTGTCCTGATCCTGTTCTGAGAGCCCTCTCCCACTGCCTCATATTGGCAGGAAGTTCTATTACTGTCTAGCCACCATTCCTCCTGCTACAAACTTAGGTTGTTCCTGGTACCAGTGGAACTTGTTTCAAACCAAGTTCTTGTCAAATTACTTTGAAAAGCCTAAGGGAGTCCAGCCTCTTTTCTACTCCAAGGAATGACCCTTGATATCCTGCCATCTCCTCCTTCCACTACCCAGCTCCCTCCAcatgcccagcccagcccctatCCTCTGGTCCCCCATCATAACATAGATAGAAAGAGTGAGGCTTGGAGAGGCACTAGCTGACCAAGGAGCCCAGAAAAGGGCTGGGGAAGGTCTGAAGGAAGGCTCCCTACCAACCCTCGGCTGCTGTGGGGAAGGCCCTGCCCTATTGCTCTTGCCTCAGTCCCAGGCCTTACCTGAGCTGGGGGGGTCCAGGGAGCCATAGAAGAATTCCCATTTGGCTCGAGCAATTCTCTGGGCATGAGAGGAGACTTCCCGCGGGGAGGACCAGGTGTCGCCCTGAGTCAAGGAGGGAGAGATAGACACAGACACCCAGAGGTAAAGCCAGTCATACAGGGACACAAGAATATGGGacagaaacatagaaaaaaaatacatggggtCAGAGAAAGAGATGCAGAGAAACAGGGACAAAAACAGAAGGCAAGAAAGAGACAGATTTAGGACAGATTAAAGAATTCAGAGTGAGTAGTACACAGGCCCAAGTCCAATATGGGACCCAGCCTTGCCCCTTCACTGGGGCACTAGAACCCCAGGGAGCCCAAGGGAGGTTGCATACCTGGTTCAGGAATCCAGGGACAGCAGATCCTCGGAATAGCGTGGACAGGTGTTCAGAGGGCCCCCCCAGCCCATTGGGGAGAGAGGAGTAAAGGCCATCTGCCCCAACCTGGGGTGGGACTGGTGGCCCATGTAAAGGGTCCTGGCTGCCAGGAAGGGCTGAGCCTCTTCCGGCTGGGAGTGGGTCTGATGTGGATGCCTCCAGCCGCAACTTCCGGTTGGAACCAGGCCCAAGGGCTGGAGTGGGCCTGGGAGGAGATACACCACCCAGGTCCCAGCTTCTACTCAAGCCTCCAGGAGCAGGTAGCCCATTCAGTGGCCTCACACTGGCCTTCTCCACAAAACGGAAGATGACCACAGAGCTCCGGGCCCCTGGTGGGGGCTGCCCAGTGGGTGAAGAGGGTGCCCAGGGTGAGGGAGCTACACGGGGTGAGGGGGGACCACGTAGAGGTGTACAGGGTGCTGTCACACGTCCCAGTTCCCGGCCTCGGGAACCTGGACCTGCCACTCGCcagagcagggagcctgtgctgccGTACATGCTGGCTGGGGGGCTCTGGGGCACTGGGCCTTCGGGGAGCCAGCGGCGCGGGCATCGTGGTGGGGAGATGGCACAGTCACCTTCCGAGCAGAAGCGCATGGCACCCTGGGCCATGCTGGGGCCGGGGGTCAGGCTGGGGGGGCAGGGATGGCAAGGTCAGGCGGGGAGTGAGGGGGCTGCATGCTCTTCAGACAGGCCTGCAAGAGACAAAGGGGAGCAGGCGGTGAGCTGCCAGGGAGTTAGATGGGCAGGACAGCAGAGATGGGAGGGGAAAGCTGGCTGGGGCTTCTGAGTGCCAGGGACCTCGCCCACCCTGGAATATGGGTTGATTCCATCCCTGGGGGTTACTCCCATGGACACCTGAGGAGAAAAGAATTGTCCACCCATTGGGCCCCTGACTCCTCTTCTTCTGCCTGGGGGCCCTGAGTATCAttctgggaggagagaggaagctaTTTCAGAACTTAGATGAGCCGAGTCCCTGTGGCACTTTGGGGCTACTTCTGGTGTTGAGGAGGCTGGTAGCCCACCCTCTGGATCAACAGTGTCAGCCAGCCATCACCCTCATGCAGCCCTGGGTCCTATACAGTCCCCCTTAGGACATTCCTCTCTCACAGAGGGGAACTCAAGCCTCctggaaggagagggaagaagaatgGGGGTTATGTAGGGACGATGAAGGGCTGGGAGGCACAGGGTGGGAGTGAGGAGAGGGGCCTGAACAGAGGCCCTGTCCCCAGTACATACATGCCGAATGGGAAAGGGATATTCTTGTTCTCCATACAGGTACAgacgggcacacacacacacacacacacacacacacacgcacgcacacggaCAAATATGTCAGCACACAGTTAAACATATTAATAGGCAACATCTTccagcacacacagacacacacacatgcacacacacagctcaGAGACACACCCTCATGCACTCACAGTCATAACAAATATGTGTGTACTGGAAAGGCACATGTTTGTTTTACACACACACCATCACCAAGCAGGAACACACAAAGGGGTACCCATATATACACACGGGCTCTCATTCTCCAAGGCACACAGAGATATAGATGTATTGAACACTCACAGAGACCTACTGGTTACAATCACATACAAATACAGATgtacatttacacacacactcaagcaGGGACACataccctcccctccccccaacggTCACTGAGGCTTGGGGTCGGGTGGAGGGGAGACTGCACCacatccctctcctcccccacctccgaGGGGTATGACAGCTCTTGTTCAGCCTGGGAGGGATCATAACGGGGTAATGAGGCCTCTGGTGGCAATGCAGGGTAGGGGCAGAGGTCAGGAGCAGCAACACTGCCAGGCAGGTTCCTGAAGCTCAACCTGGTCCCAGCGCATCCCCTGCAGCCCCCACTCAGGACCACCTCAGTACTCACCGCTGCTCGCCCGGAGCTGGGACCGAGGATAGGCAGAGGAGAGGCTTGGCCCAGCTCAGCTGTGAAGGCAGCGCGGCTCCCGCTTGCTTCAGGCCCGCCCGTCTTTCagtccctccccctaccccctacGCGCCGCTCAGGCAACGCTAATCCCCCCATCCCCCGccctctcccagggccctgaGCCCCAGAGGCTGGCAGCCTCACTCTTTGCTAGGTCCCCGCTGGGCTCTCCCGCCAACCTAAGGCCCGCCCCAGGCGAGGGGGAGGGCCTATGGAACCCTCGGTTCTGTTCCTCAGACCCTCACGTGCCTCACACCACTCGTGTCGATGTCCCTCTCGCCCCCCATCCCCTGAGCCACACGTAGGGCTCAGCTGCACACGCATGTCCCTCTCCAGACCCCACGCATGTCCTCAGGAGGCTGCCACATGACCTGTTACATGCCACACGCGCTCCCGCCTCCACGAGCACGCGGCCGCTGCAAGCACACGGTATGGGTGTAGACAGGACCCGCCCCCCTAAATCCAGGAGACCACCAACTATGGAAGGCGAATCTAGGGAATACCGTCTTCAACTCCCCTAGGTTCTAAGTTTCGGACCCAGGAGACCCAGCCCTGACCACCCATCCAGGGTGCAGCAGGAGAGATATTGTCAGACTTTAGGAAGAATTTCCGTGCTGCCTGGGTTAGGTGTCCTGCCCACTCAGGGGTAAAGAGGTTAGACGGGATGACCCTGGGACTGGAGGAAGTTGGGGACAGGCAAACCTTGTGCTCTCAGGGTAGAAGCGGGTACGGCTTTTTTAAGAAAGCGCCACTCGAGTTACCATGGCAACTACTCTTCTTGGAAAGGCCAGGGCCGGCCGGTGGTGACCTCAGAAAGGAGAAGGGGTCTGTACGGGCAGTCAGAGGGCACGAGGACGTGCGAGGCGGGGGCGCGCGGGGCTCACCGCGGGGAGGGGCGACGCGGGCTCCGAATGGTGCTGAAGGGGACAGCGCCAGATTTGTCGCACTGCGCAGGCGCACAGGCCCGAacaaaggggggagggagaagaggcgCGCGACCGGAGGTGGTGCGCGCCCACGTGGCTCTATCTTTGCAGAGGTCAGTCCTCCCACCTACCCCCTCCCCAAGCAGGCtgaggaagcagaggaaggaagccCCTTATCCAACTTGACCCTCATTTGGTCCTTCCCCGCTGCTAACTTCTCTCTTCCCGCTGCACCGAGGGGGTAGGGGAGTGTGGAAGAGATTCTGGGAAAACCAGACGTCTGGGTTTTCCCTGTCTCGCTTGATCCTGGACAAGGTGCTTCCTCTCCAGGGCCTTGGTTTTCCTATCTTTAAAATGGAGTGATAGTACAGACCTGCCCACCTTGCAGAGGTGTCCGAAGCCCTGATGACATAATGGATGGGAAGAAGTTTTTGTTATGAAGAGGCAGCTGAAGTGGTTGCACCGAAGAAGCACGCAACCCTCAGCGATGGCAGTGGCCTTCGCGTCCTTCACgttcccccacacccaccccgTGGATGATGGGGTAAAGCACTACTACTCCAGGGGTTCTCCGGAGCGGAACCTGAGACTTAGGACTGGGGACGAGGTGAAAGGGCAGCCCAGAGGCTGAGTCCATACCTATGGGGTGTCAATGCCCCAGGGCGGGACCAGCCCCAGACCCTACAGCTAAACCCAAGGGCAGCCGAGAGACAGTATCCCTGTCGAGCTAAGCTGAGGACTCATTCTTCTCAGGATTCTGGACCtctggaggaaaggaaaaggaccCGGCTGGAATTACAGTCCTTAGCGCTTCCTATGTCTCTCTTCCCAGGTGTAAACTCGGCCCACACTATCCCGGAGTAAGGGGCTGGTAACTAGGAATGGGAAGTTTGAGAAAGTTTGCTTGGTGAAGGACGAAAATTCTAGTTTCGCccccattcattcattgtttcttttttggcggctggccggtacggcaTTCGTTCTTTCAACAAttgcttattgagcacctactgagtGCCAGACAGTAAAAGCCTAGATAGTTTCTCCCCATTTTTCAGTCTCCAAACGCAACCAGAGGGCAGAGAAGCCGGTAACCTAGGAGTCCTGGCTCCGCCCCTTCTGCTCCTCCCATCAGCACTTCACCCAGAGGCGGCTACTGGCCCAAGACGAAGACAGACCAGTCTCTGATGCCCGCCACATTCTGGAGCCTCGGGCCTCAAACCCAGTAGTCGAGAAGGCGAAGTCTGATGTTATACCACTGGTCTGCGCGTCAGTTTCGGAGTCCATCCGGAAAGCTCGCAGGTAGGATCCTCAGTGAGACGGCACTCGATTGAATAGGACTGTCTCTACAACCCAAAGAGGCGGGTTCGTCGCGGCAGTTCCAAGGCCAAAGCGAGACGACCTTACTGCGCACGCGCACCAAGCAGCCGATGGAGCTACAGATGGAGCCGTCCGGAGGGGAGCAAGAACCCAGAGCCATCAGGTACCGAGCACCGGAGGGGCCGAGGGAAGGAAGGACGGTGGGTAGGGGAGCTGAGCTGGGGCCAGGTTTTGAGGCCACTCTTGGGAGCCGGGACGCAGGAGCATAACGGAGGCGGACTCTCAAGTGACAGCGGCCCGGGGACGCCAACTCCCCTTTACCCGCAGGCTTCTGGACCTGCCCTGGGAAGACGTGCTGCTCCCACATGTCCTGAACCGGGTCCCGTTGTGCCAGCTGCTCCGGCTGCAGCGCGTTAGCCGGGCCTTCGGGGCCCTAGTACAGCTGCACCTGGCCCGGCTGCGCCGCTTCGACGCCGCTCAGGTGAGCCAGGTGCCAGAGCCCCTCCCCCTCTGGGCACCGCCTCCCTCCCAGCCTAGCCCTAACCCCGCATGTATACCCTTCCTGACCCCTTTGGGCCGCCAGAGCTGCCCGGGAAGCGATACACTCAGCGGGGAGTATCCCAAAGAACGAGTACCGGGTAGCAATTCAGAGGGAGCGTGGGGTCTTTCCTGGGAAGGCAGATGGCAAGCCTCGAGGGTAGACGGCTGCCGAGAAAACTATTCGGGGGCGGAAAGGCAgtgcccgccccgcccccgggaCAGGCTGAGAGTCGGGGTGCCTCCCCGCCCGCAGGTGGGTCCGCAGATCCCGCGGGCCGCATTGGCCCGGCTGCTGCGTGACGCCGAGGGGCTGCAGGAGCTGGCCCTGGCGCCATGTCACGAATGGCTGTCGGATGAGGACCTGGTGCCTGTGCTGACGCGGAATCCGCAGCTGCGGAATGTGGCTCTGGCTGGCTGTGGGCAACTGAGTCGCCACGCGCTAGGGGCGCTGGCCGAGGGCTGCCCCCGCCTGCAGCGCCTGTCGCTCGCGCACTGTGACTGGGTGGACGGGCTAGCGCTGCGCGGCCTCGCCGACCGCTGCCCggccctggaggagctggatcttaCCGCCTGCCGCCAGCTGAAGGACGAGGCCATCGTGTACCTAGCGCAGAGGCGCGGAGCCGGCCTCCGCAGCCTCTCACTGGCTGTCAACGCCAACGTGGGGGATGCCGCGGTCCAGGAGTTGGCTCGCAACTGCCCGGAACTCCAGCACCTCGACCTCACCGGCTGCCTCCGCGTTGGAAGCGATGGCATCAGGTGCCTGGGCCCGGGGGGTGGTGGAGTGGGAGGAGGGCTACTACTCAGCCTCTGAAGGTAGGGGCGGATTGTAGTTGTCAAAAGACCGAACTGGGAGTTCTGGATCCTCCTCCTAACCACAGCACCCCCACCTGAACAAGAAAGGCTTCTAGGATCGCCTAGATAAGAGCCCAcagtttaaaaacttttttgaacCAGTATTTACACGTTGggagatttcacagagaaagtcaTTTCTGGCTTTTCTTCAACAAGGGGGAAATCTTGCAATCCTGGGTCGAGCTGAGGAACAGGTTTCCCCTTTAAGAGACAGGAAGTCTGCAGCTCACCGGAGGCATGGAGTATATGACCCCAATCCAGGCCCCCTTCCAGGACTTTGCTGGAGCCAGTCCTAAGC
Above is a genomic segment from Cynocephalus volans isolate mCynVol1 chromosome 7, mCynVol1.pri, whole genome shotgun sequence containing:
- the PSD gene encoding PH and SEC7 domain-containing protein 1 — encoded protein: MAQGAMRFCSEGDCAISPPRCPRRWLPEGPVPQSPPASMYGSTGSLLWRVAGPGSRGRELGRVTAPCTPLRGPPSPRVAPSPWAPSSPTGQPPPGARSSVVIFRFVEKASVRPLNGLPAPGGLSRSWDLGGVSPPRPTPALGPGSNRKLRLEASTSDPLPAGRGSALPGSQDPLHGPPVPPQVGADGLYSSLPNGLGGPSEHLSTLFRGSAVPGFLNQGDTWSSPREVSSHAQRIARAKWEFFYGSLDPPSSGAKPPEQAPPSPPGVGSGQDSGVAVGQAAKYSETDLDTVPLRCYRETDIDEVLAEQEDADSAIESQPSSEGPPGTGRPPAPHPGPCPGPCPSLGSGDEDEAGGEEDVDDEVFEASEGARPGSRMLHSGPLKSPVPFLPGTSPSADGPDSFSCVFEAILESHRAKGTSYTSLASLEALASPGPTQSPFFTFELPPQPPAPRPDPPAPAPSAPLEPDSGTSSAAGGPWTQRGEEEEAEAGAKLAPGREPPSPCHSEDSLGLGTAPLGSEPPLSQLVSDSDSELDSTEQLALGSTDTLSNGQKADLEAAQRLAKRLYRLDGFRKADVARHLGKNNDFSKLVAGEYLKFFVFTGMTLDQALRVFLKELALMGETQERERVLAHFSQRYFQCNPEALSSEDGAHTLTCALMLLNTDLHGHNIGKRMTCGDFIGNLEGLNDGGDFPRELLKALYSSIKNEKLQWAIDEEELRRSLSELADPNPKVIKRVSGGSGSGSSPFLDLTPEPGAAVYKHGALVRKVHADPDCRKTPRGKRGWKSFHGILKGMILYLQKEEYQPGKALSEVELKNAISIHHALATRASDYSKRPHVFYLRTADWRVFLFQAPNLEQMQSWITRINVVAAMFSAPPFPAAVSSQKKFSRPLLPSAATRLSQEEQVRTHEAKLKAMASELREHRAAHLGKKARGKEAEEQRQKEAYLEFEKSRYGTYAALLRVKLKVGGEELDAVEAALAQAESVEDGLAPSHSSPSLQPNPSSQPQAQHQGSEPPAGAGSGRRKP
- the FBXL15 gene encoding F-box/LRR-repeat protein 15, producing MELQMEPSGGEQEPRAIRLLDLPWEDVLLPHVLNRVPLCQLLRLQRVSRAFGALVQLHLARLRRFDAAQVGPQIPRAALARLLRDAEGLQELALAPCHEWLSDEDLVPVLTRNPQLRNVALAGCGQLSRHALGALAEGCPRLQRLSLAHCDWVDGLALRGLADRCPALEELDLTACRQLKDEAIVYLAQRRGAGLRSLSLAVNANVGDAAVQELARNCPELQHLDLTGCLRVGSDGIRTLAEYCPALRSLRVRHCHHVAEPSLSRLRKRGVDIDVEPPLHQALVLLQDMAGFAPFLNLQV